One window from the genome of Leucobacter aridicollis encodes:
- the lysA gene encoding diaminopimelate decarboxylase: MTAAHATAAHAARLSEMLPEHSSITDEGTLAIGGVPVTELVEEYGTPLHVFDEAGLREQARRFVIGLRDRWPNSDVLFASKSLPAVGMYQIAKEEGLAVDVAGAGELHLALAAGVDPARIYFHGNAKTTEELAFALDRGVGTIIVDNTDELDRLETLLTTPQALLLRVIPGVEAETHASQATGGARSKFGLPMDQALAAIERMRTHPLMRFEGVHLHIGSQILNTAQFAEAVENISSAGHFPTYDIGGGLGVKYTHADEAPTVEEYLDEIVAAAKAHLPEGSRLLIEPGRSLVARAGVSAYRVVSVKRTGQVFVAVDGGMADQLDVALTLQRYEAVIANRATEPATEAVQLVGRQCESGDLLIDGAELPAARIGDVVVMATTGAYSYTTSNNYNGALKPAIVFVADGEARLVTRRETYADLLATHAPALGG, translated from the coding sequence ATGACCGCAGCGCACGCCACAGCCGCCCACGCCGCTCGACTGAGCGAGATGCTCCCTGAGCACAGCTCCATCACCGACGAAGGCACCCTGGCGATCGGCGGAGTGCCTGTCACCGAGCTTGTCGAAGAGTACGGCACTCCACTACACGTCTTCGACGAAGCCGGGCTTCGCGAGCAGGCGCGCCGCTTCGTCATTGGGCTTCGCGACAGGTGGCCAAACTCCGACGTCCTCTTCGCATCGAAGTCACTCCCCGCCGTTGGGATGTACCAGATCGCCAAGGAGGAGGGTCTCGCAGTTGACGTCGCGGGGGCAGGCGAACTGCATCTTGCGCTCGCCGCCGGCGTCGATCCCGCACGCATCTACTTTCACGGGAACGCAAAAACAACTGAGGAACTCGCGTTCGCGCTCGATCGCGGGGTCGGCACGATCATCGTCGACAACACCGATGAGCTCGACAGGCTCGAAACGCTGCTCACCACCCCGCAGGCGCTCTTGCTTCGCGTGATTCCAGGCGTCGAGGCCGAGACCCACGCCTCGCAGGCGACCGGCGGCGCGCGCTCGAAGTTCGGGCTCCCGATGGACCAGGCGCTCGCCGCGATCGAGCGCATGCGCACGCACCCGCTCATGCGTTTCGAAGGCGTGCACCTACACATCGGCTCGCAGATTCTCAACACCGCACAGTTCGCGGAGGCCGTCGAGAACATTTCGAGCGCGGGCCACTTCCCCACCTACGACATCGGCGGCGGCCTTGGCGTGAAGTACACGCACGCCGATGAGGCACCGACCGTCGAAGAGTACCTCGACGAGATCGTTGCCGCGGCGAAAGCGCACCTCCCCGAGGGGTCGCGACTGCTCATCGAGCCCGGCCGCTCACTCGTTGCCCGCGCCGGCGTCTCCGCCTATCGCGTCGTCTCAGTGAAGCGCACCGGGCAAGTCTTCGTTGCGGTCGACGGCGGGATGGCGGATCAGCTTGACGTCGCGCTCACGCTGCAGCGATACGAGGCCGTCATTGCAAACCGAGCGACTGAGCCCGCGACAGAGGCCGTGCAACTCGTGGGCCGCCAGTGCGAGTCGGGCGACCTCCTCATCGACGGCGCCGAGCTTCCGGCGGCTCGGATCGGCGACGTTGTCGTCATGGCAACGACAGGCGCGTACTCATACACAACGTCAAACAACTACAACGGCGCGCTCAAGCCTGCAATCGTCTTCGTCGCAGACGGAGAGGCGCGTCTCGTCACCCGGCGCGAGACCTACGCAGACCTACTCGCAACGCACGCGCCGGCGCTCGGGGGTTAG
- a CDS encoding aldo/keto reductase family protein has product MVNYRYLGNSGLKVSEITYGNWITHASQVADEAATKTVHAALDAGITTFDTADTYANQAAEVVLGKALAGQRREGLEIFTKCYFPVGAKGPNDTGLSRKHIFESINGSLARLGTDYVDLYQAHRFDYEAPLEETFQAFADVVRQGKALYIGVSEWTAEQLREGHALAKQLGIQLISNQPQYSMLWRVIEGKVVPASEELGISQIVWSPMAQGVLTGKYLPGQPLPAGSRATDERGGARFIHDFLREELLVAVQRLKPIAEQAGLTMPQLAIAWVLQNPNVAAALVGASRPEQLADTVKASGVTLDASTLAAIDEALGDAVYSDPQDTYSVSPKTRLS; this is encoded by the coding sequence ATGGTCAACTATCGCTACCTCGGAAACAGCGGCCTGAAGGTCTCTGAGATCACCTACGGCAACTGGATCACTCACGCCTCTCAGGTCGCAGACGAGGCCGCGACGAAGACTGTGCATGCGGCGCTCGATGCCGGCATCACGACCTTCGACACTGCTGACACCTACGCAAACCAGGCCGCCGAGGTTGTGCTTGGCAAGGCCCTGGCTGGTCAGCGCCGCGAGGGCCTCGAGATTTTCACGAAGTGCTATTTCCCTGTCGGCGCAAAGGGGCCGAACGACACTGGGCTGAGCCGCAAGCATATTTTCGAGTCGATCAATGGCTCGCTCGCCAGGCTCGGTACCGATTATGTCGACCTGTACCAGGCGCACAGGTTTGACTACGAGGCCCCGCTTGAGGAGACGTTCCAGGCCTTCGCCGACGTCGTCAGGCAGGGTAAAGCGCTCTACATCGGTGTGTCTGAGTGGACAGCCGAGCAGCTTCGCGAGGGCCATGCGCTCGCGAAGCAGCTCGGTATTCAGCTCATCTCGAACCAGCCGCAGTATTCGATGCTCTGGCGAGTGATTGAGGGCAAGGTAGTGCCTGCCTCCGAGGAGCTCGGCATCTCGCAGATTGTGTGGTCGCCGATGGCGCAGGGCGTGCTCACCGGGAAGTACCTTCCGGGCCAGCCGCTCCCGGCGGGCTCGCGCGCGACGGATGAACGCGGTGGTGCGAGGTTCATTCACGACTTTCTGCGTGAGGAGCTGCTCGTCGCGGTGCAGCGGTTGAAGCCAATTGCCGAGCAAGCCGGGCTGACGATGCCGCAACTCGCAATCGCGTGGGTGCTGCAGAACCCGAACGTTGCGGCTGCGCTCGTCGGGGCCTCGCGCCCGGAGCAGCTTGCCGACACCGTTAAGGCTTCGGGGGTCACGCTCGACGCATCAACGCTCGCGGCGATTGACGAGGCGCTCGGCGACGCTGTGTATAGCGACCCGCAAGACACCTACTCGGTCTCACCGAAGACGAGGCTGAGCTAA
- a CDS encoding SDR family oxidoreductase → MTLHGKTILMSGGSRGIGLAIALRAAADGANVAMLAKTDTPHPKLAGTVHTAAEEIRAAGGNALAIVGDVRSDDDIAAAVEQTRAEFGGIDIVVNNASVIDLSGTLDLNPKKYDLMQDVNVRGTFMLSRAALPLLKLAENPHILSLSPPLNLDPKWLGAHTGYTLAKYGMTMSTLGMAAEFAEAGVAANTLWPATTIATAAVQNLLGGDKVMAASRTPAVYADAAYAVLTKPAREYTGQSLIAEDVLRGEGVTDFSGYAAVPGTPDGALYPDIFLG, encoded by the coding sequence ATGACACTTCACGGGAAGACGATCCTCATGTCTGGCGGCAGCAGGGGCATTGGACTCGCGATCGCGCTGCGCGCCGCGGCCGACGGGGCGAACGTCGCGATGCTTGCGAAGACAGATACCCCGCACCCAAAGCTCGCGGGCACAGTGCACACGGCGGCGGAAGAGATTCGCGCCGCGGGTGGCAACGCGCTCGCCATCGTCGGCGACGTGCGCAGCGATGACGACATTGCGGCCGCCGTCGAACAGACGCGCGCCGAGTTCGGTGGGATCGATATTGTCGTGAACAACGCGAGTGTCATCGACCTGTCGGGCACGCTCGATCTGAACCCCAAGAAGTACGACTTGATGCAGGACGTGAACGTGCGCGGCACTTTTATGCTCTCCCGTGCGGCACTTCCGCTCCTCAAGCTTGCCGAGAACCCACACATCTTGTCGCTCTCGCCGCCGCTGAACCTCGATCCGAAGTGGCTTGGCGCGCACACAGGCTACACGCTCGCGAAGTACGGCATGACGATGTCGACGCTTGGTATGGCAGCCGAGTTCGCGGAAGCGGGAGTCGCGGCGAACACGCTGTGGCCAGCCACAACTATCGCGACCGCAGCAGTGCAGAACCTCCTCGGTGGCGACAAAGTCATGGCCGCGAGCCGCACGCCAGCGGTCTACGCCGATGCCGCGTACGCAGTGCTCACGAAGCCCGCCCGAGAGTACACAGGCCAGTCGCTGATTGCAGAGGACGTGCTTCGTGGTGAGGGCGTCACAGATTTCTCCGGGTACGCCGCGGTACCGGGAACACCAGACGGCGCCCTCTACCCTGACATCTTCCTGGGTTAG
- a CDS encoding glutamine amidotransferase has protein sequence MTMQISSNMRTTVAAKEAQAPVAYVVQHVAFEGPGTLHSVLTELGYEVRVRLAGLDSLHVNSFSDGALLAVLGGPIGAAETAAYPFLHEEKRLIRRWLELERPLLGICLGAQLMAEAMGAEIRALPSPEIGYAPLTLTQAGARSVLGPLAHLSVLHWHGEHAGLPPGARRLAQTSATPVQAFARGEHVLGLQFHIEADHAAIEEWLIGHALELRTAGIDPGAIRAQASEYGPALESAGRAVLRAWLGRLPGHARTPALWPATAAANRDR, from the coding sequence ATGACAATGCAAATCTCGAGCAATATGCGCACAACTGTGGCGGCGAAGGAAGCACAAGCGCCCGTCGCCTACGTGGTACAACATGTCGCCTTCGAAGGGCCTGGCACGCTCCACAGCGTGCTCACTGAGCTTGGGTACGAGGTGAGGGTGCGTCTTGCGGGTCTCGACTCGCTTCACGTCAATTCGTTCTCCGACGGCGCCCTCCTTGCCGTGCTCGGCGGCCCAATCGGGGCGGCAGAAACCGCAGCGTACCCGTTTCTGCATGAAGAAAAGCGCCTGATCCGCAGGTGGCTCGAGCTTGAACGCCCTCTGCTCGGCATCTGTCTTGGCGCCCAGCTCATGGCTGAAGCGATGGGGGCCGAAATCCGTGCGCTCCCCTCCCCTGAAATCGGCTACGCACCGCTAACACTCACACAGGCGGGCGCACGCAGCGTGCTCGGCCCGCTCGCACACCTCTCTGTGCTGCACTGGCACGGTGAGCATGCGGGTCTTCCGCCAGGTGCGCGGCGGCTCGCGCAGACCTCGGCAACGCCCGTACAAGCTTTTGCGCGTGGCGAGCACGTACTCGGGTTGCAGTTCCACATTGAAGCCGATCACGCGGCTATCGAGGAGTGGCTCATTGGGCACGCTCTCGAACTCCGCACGGCGGGCATTGATCCCGGCGCGATCCGCGCACAAGCGTCCGAGTACGGGCCCGCGCTCGAATCAGCAGGCCGAGCAGTGCTGCGCGCGTGGCTCGGGCGTCTCCCGGGCCACGCGCGCACGCCCGCTCTCTGGCCGGCCACCGCTGCCGCGAACCGTGACAGATAA
- a CDS encoding vWA domain-containing protein, whose product MSEEGWVERSQTGETSLFDGELAATGRLLGLRVTVVAGEEWRVDGGQLAVGREYFTRRGHDVGAAVALTVRELWFVSGVGRSMGREHRRSRVLVARPDLHVLMVTLDRVQAQRALLDVVPGFGKELFRAVRRDIPQTLVGWPPSAQWLGLLQRASLGLPTHVHEVVGRQFTAVVRAALEGAAAVDPVEGLDQLLAVAVPVHEALAAGNGLGDAADGAAGNRQGERVEGEGIGDLGSPGAAEIGADGAMDQEGERGTGNEGGPESEVPPLVPPDPLLSVTAIQDPLVEIDSGDTPLVLSETPLSSLRPSLAPPHGDLGTQTEDAGVGGRGFPEPGPTNGWRHGREAALAEYRHRLATHRDEVRAVGDVWRRLLRESLRVVRPETGAAGPEPGSIHTGRLAETVAESRGGVPRPSAYRIRKPLTVRGPGLGQTDTVLVLDRSGSMRGQAAQLSTDAAMVFLEALAGAARELRELEARFPSRAPSIVRSGLVVFDSVATLVKRCGEQLTDLHRISLREALATAEGQTHPVPAIELAMRDLLTVQRTGGATQRRVLVFVSDGGFEASQEDAEGRALAGVLARARSAGIEVCGVGIGATGGMELFRPDLTSIGSVRELPAALAQLLSEHRRWGA is encoded by the coding sequence ATGAGCGAGGAAGGCTGGGTTGAGCGAAGCCAGACCGGCGAAACTTCTCTGTTCGACGGCGAGTTGGCCGCGACTGGCCGGCTCCTCGGCCTGCGCGTCACCGTTGTTGCTGGAGAGGAATGGCGAGTCGACGGCGGGCAGCTTGCGGTGGGCCGGGAGTATTTCACGCGGCGCGGGCATGACGTCGGTGCAGCGGTCGCGTTGACTGTGCGCGAACTCTGGTTTGTTTCGGGTGTGGGCCGCTCCATGGGCCGCGAGCACAGGCGATCACGAGTGCTCGTTGCTCGCCCCGATCTCCACGTCCTCATGGTCACTCTTGACAGGGTGCAGGCGCAGCGTGCGTTGCTCGATGTCGTACCTGGGTTTGGGAAGGAGCTATTTCGGGCAGTTCGCCGCGATATTCCTCAGACGCTTGTGGGTTGGCCACCCAGCGCTCAGTGGCTTGGGCTGTTGCAGCGCGCATCGCTGGGGCTTCCAACACACGTTCACGAAGTGGTCGGGCGACAGTTCACCGCTGTGGTCCGCGCTGCGCTTGAGGGGGCGGCAGCGGTCGACCCCGTGGAAGGGCTCGATCAATTGCTTGCTGTTGCTGTGCCCGTGCACGAGGCGCTCGCCGCAGGCAACGGGCTAGGTGATGCCGCGGATGGGGCCGCGGGCAATCGCCAAGGAGAGCGCGTCGAAGGAGAAGGAATCGGCGACCTGGGGAGCCCTGGAGCGGCGGAAATCGGCGCAGATGGCGCAATGGACCAGGAAGGAGAACGCGGAACCGGAAACGAAGGGGGACCTGAGAGCGAGGTCCCCCCACTGGTGCCTCCGGATCCGCTGCTATCCGTCACGGCCATTCAAGACCCCCTCGTTGAGATTGATTCGGGCGACACGCCACTGGTGCTGAGTGAGACACCGCTCTCCTCTCTGCGACCGTCGCTCGCCCCACCACACGGGGACCTGGGGACGCAGACAGAGGACGCCGGAGTTGGGGGGCGCGGCTTTCCCGAACCTGGGCCGACGAACGGTTGGCGGCACGGACGTGAGGCCGCGCTCGCTGAGTACCGGCACCGGCTTGCTACCCACCGTGACGAGGTGCGAGCTGTCGGTGACGTGTGGCGGCGATTGCTGCGAGAGAGCCTGCGAGTCGTGCGGCCCGAGACCGGTGCTGCCGGGCCCGAGCCTGGATCGATCCACACAGGTCGGCTGGCCGAAACTGTCGCGGAGTCTCGCGGCGGCGTCCCCAGGCCGAGCGCTTACCGTATTCGCAAGCCGTTGACAGTGCGCGGCCCTGGTCTCGGGCAGACAGACACCGTGCTTGTGCTCGACAGGTCAGGGTCTATGCGGGGCCAAGCGGCGCAGCTTTCGACGGATGCTGCGATGGTCTTTCTGGAGGCACTCGCGGGCGCAGCGAGAGAGCTCCGTGAGCTTGAAGCCCGGTTCCCCAGTCGGGCCCCGAGTATCGTGCGCTCCGGGCTCGTCGTATTTGATAGCGTGGCGACTTTGGTCAAGCGTTGTGGTGAACAGCTCACGGACCTTCACCGGATTTCCCTGCGCGAAGCACTGGCGACAGCGGAGGGGCAGACACACCCGGTCCCGGCGATCGAACTCGCGATGCGTGACCTGCTGACCGTCCAGCGGACTGGGGGTGCGACGCAGCGTCGAGTGCTTGTCTTCGTGAGTGACGGGGGGTTCGAGGCTAGCCAGGAAGACGCTGAGGGTCGTGCACTAGCGGGCGTGCTCGCAAGAGCGCGATCTGCAGGAATCGAGGTGTGCGGGGTCGGAATCGGTGCGACTGGTGGGATGGAACTCTTCCGGCCCGACCTCACGTCGATTGGGTCTGTGCGGGAGCTGCCCGCTGCGCTCGCGCAGCTGCTCAGCGAGCACCGGCGTTGGGGAGCATAA
- a CDS encoding AAA family ATPase, protein MTALGTVTAHPVIGAGAQVPIASQHVGGATSPYEAATLESPLVANALDVRSALRETIRVLRADWRRHYGEEMNLAATLPEQAPTRAEAAPRTQAERDAQASIAHGIACMRELSEQWERLLSDPEVAELLASASTARARVLRQAIALVRAVDGAEGEASMRGRSASPHAQATRLGPVDALVRHAARRSRPLTREEQATIAAAANHVTQARGSQSPAVRLGEGRPGMQLEAGEDHAVLDAVLQIRIRQARRELDAGLVLNEKMRELVAAATPAVLAGAPILLIGETGGAKTALAEYLAGLEGEAHEFVSGYGDITGAQIVGTHELRAEGDATVTEFAPGPLLRAMQRGVPIILDEINAMPPEFLKRLNRVLQLRPGSRFAVQEQPGLTIEIASGFVVLATANEYSPHRYRGIEPLSTELVNRFGSATFRVHYPDAGANIEDVPAENLLLAAAVVAGPDGSMPPGLGLAELTPLARAAFISQQVFVGNPDEALDRYRGTEHEFDEQPGLAETVIAPRTLAAVLEGVMLQGGASALTGAMERFVDGVMHTEDRAVLRLILAGQGLLR, encoded by the coding sequence ATGACAGCACTAGGCACAGTGACAGCCCACCCGGTAATCGGCGCGGGGGCGCAGGTCCCCATTGCAAGCCAGCATGTTGGTGGCGCCACGTCTCCGTACGAGGCGGCGACGCTTGAATCGCCTCTTGTGGCGAATGCTCTCGACGTGCGCTCGGCGCTGCGGGAAACGATCCGCGTGCTTCGGGCTGACTGGCGGCGCCACTACGGCGAAGAAATGAATCTCGCCGCCACCCTCCCCGAACAAGCGCCCACGCGTGCCGAAGCCGCGCCGCGCACGCAAGCAGAGCGTGACGCGCAAGCGTCAATCGCGCACGGAATAGCTTGTATGCGCGAACTGTCAGAACAGTGGGAACGGCTGCTCTCCGATCCCGAGGTCGCAGAGTTACTTGCCTCCGCGAGCACGGCGCGGGCTCGGGTGCTGCGCCAGGCCATTGCTTTAGTGCGAGCGGTCGACGGCGCTGAGGGCGAAGCGAGCATGAGGGGTCGCTCCGCATCCCCTCATGCGCAGGCTACTCGCCTGGGGCCCGTCGACGCCCTCGTGCGGCACGCCGCTCGGCGATCGCGGCCGCTCACGAGGGAGGAACAGGCGACGATCGCAGCGGCAGCGAATCACGTGACACAAGCGCGTGGATCGCAGAGCCCTGCGGTCCGGCTCGGGGAGGGCAGGCCGGGCATGCAACTGGAAGCGGGCGAAGACCATGCGGTGCTCGACGCGGTGCTCCAAATTCGCATTCGGCAGGCCCGTCGTGAGCTCGACGCGGGGCTTGTGCTCAACGAAAAGATGCGTGAGCTTGTTGCCGCGGCAACGCCCGCGGTGCTGGCGGGAGCGCCGATCCTGCTGATCGGTGAGACCGGAGGTGCCAAGACCGCCCTTGCCGAGTACCTCGCTGGTCTGGAAGGCGAAGCCCATGAGTTCGTGTCAGGCTATGGCGACATCACCGGCGCCCAGATCGTTGGCACCCACGAGCTTCGGGCAGAGGGCGATGCGACGGTAACGGAGTTTGCGCCGGGGCCCCTGCTGCGTGCGATGCAGCGCGGCGTGCCGATTATTCTCGACGAGATAAACGCCATGCCGCCCGAGTTTCTCAAACGCCTGAACCGGGTCCTACAGTTACGCCCAGGTTCGAGATTTGCGGTGCAGGAGCAACCGGGACTTACCATCGAAATTGCCAGCGGCTTCGTCGTCTTGGCGACCGCAAACGAATACTCACCTCACAGATACCGCGGCATTGAACCGTTGAGCACTGAGCTCGTCAACCGATTCGGTTCGGCCACATTTCGGGTGCACTACCCTGACGCTGGAGCGAACATCGAAGATGTCCCAGCAGAGAACCTCCTATTGGCGGCAGCCGTCGTTGCTGGCCCGGATGGCTCTATGCCGCCCGGGCTCGGCCTGGCGGAGCTGACCCCACTCGCGCGCGCGGCCTTTATCAGTCAGCAGGTGTTCGTGGGAAATCCCGATGAGGCCCTCGACCGCTACCGTGGAACCGAGCATGAGTTCGACGAGCAGCCAGGGCTTGCGGAGACCGTCATCGCCCCGCGTACGCTCGCTGCTGTGCTCGAAGGAGTGATGCTGCAGGGTGGGGCGTCTGCGCTCACGGGCGCGATGGAGCGGTTCGTGGACGGGGTGATGCACACGGAGGACCGGGCAGTGCTCCGGCTGATACTCGCCGGACAAGGGCTGCTCAGATGA
- the serC gene encoding phosphoserine transaminase, whose protein sequence is MNLTYPSTLPRYPLRDGRFGSGPAKIRPTQLQDLVADPLRLLGTSHRQPPVRRLVGRIQEQLHELFDAPEGYEVVLGNGGSTAFWDIAAFSLVDTRAQCLDFGVFGSRFARAAAAPWLTPPDVRTAPHGELVLTEELEGIDTYAWPHNETSTGVLAPVRRVGATETAITLIDGTSAAGGTEFDARNADVYYFAPQKNFGSDAGIWIALLSPAAIDRASRIATSGRYIPDFLNLYLAIEQSRKQQTLNTPALATLMLLENQISWILEHGGLAWAAGRTRSLSTEIYDWAERSRYAAPFVTNPALRSPTNVTLEIDPRADTRTLAALLRSAGIFDTDGYVGVGRNQLRIGTYVSIDPADVGQLLQYLDVLIPHAIQSGERPTTEG, encoded by the coding sequence ATGAACCTCACCTACCCCAGCACGCTTCCCCGCTATCCACTGCGCGACGGACGGTTCGGAAGTGGCCCGGCAAAGATCAGGCCCACACAACTCCAAGACCTTGTAGCTGATCCCCTTCGACTGTTGGGCACCTCTCATCGACAACCACCCGTGCGCCGACTCGTAGGCCGCATCCAGGAACAGCTACACGAACTCTTCGACGCACCCGAGGGCTACGAGGTGGTGCTTGGCAACGGCGGCTCTACGGCATTCTGGGATATTGCCGCATTCTCGCTCGTCGATACGCGCGCCCAATGCCTTGACTTCGGCGTCTTCGGCAGCCGCTTCGCGCGGGCCGCGGCAGCGCCATGGCTGACGCCCCCGGATGTGCGCACAGCTCCTCATGGCGAACTCGTCCTCACCGAAGAACTGGAAGGGATTGACACCTACGCGTGGCCCCACAATGAGACTTCGACAGGCGTGCTTGCCCCCGTGCGCCGGGTGGGCGCGACTGAAACTGCCATTACACTCATCGACGGCACGAGCGCAGCGGGCGGCACGGAATTCGATGCCCGCAACGCCGACGTCTATTACTTCGCACCGCAGAAGAACTTTGGCTCTGACGCAGGAATATGGATCGCGCTCCTCTCCCCAGCCGCGATTGATCGCGCGAGCCGGATAGCGACGTCGGGGCGATACATTCCTGATTTCTTGAATCTTTACCTCGCGATCGAGCAGTCTCGCAAGCAGCAAACCCTGAACACTCCGGCGCTCGCGACACTCATGCTCCTTGAGAACCAGATCAGTTGGATTCTGGAGCACGGAGGCCTCGCATGGGCGGCCGGACGCACTCGTTCGCTGTCCACCGAGATCTACGATTGGGCGGAACGCAGCCGGTACGCAGCGCCCTTCGTTACGAACCCAGCGCTCCGTTCTCCAACAAACGTAACCCTCGAGATCGACCCCAGAGCAGACACTCGCACTCTTGCCGCCCTGCTCCGAAGCGCAGGGATCTTCGACACCGACGGATACGTCGGTGTCGGGCGCAATCAACTCAGGATCGGCACCTACGTCTCCATCGATCCCGCAGACGTCGGCCAGTTACTCCAGTACCTCGATGTGCTCATCCCGCACGCGATACAATCCGGCGAACGTCCGACCACCGAGGGCTAA
- a CDS encoding ABC-F family ATP-binding cassette domain-containing protein produces MAHILGAEALQLEVPTKTVFDSVTLGVDEGDRIGIVGRNGDGKSSLLMMLAGRREPDSGRVTYRGGTTIGVLDQADKFDDGETVGNAIVGDTPEYEWAGDPKVREVIAGLVSDLPWDAELESLSGGQRRRVALARLLVGDWDVLFLDEPTNHLDVEAVAWLADHLKRRWPNGQGALLVVTHDRWFLDEVCTATWEVHDRIVEPFEGGYAAYILQRVERDRQAAVIEQKRQNLARKELAWLRRGAPARTAKPKFRIDAANELIADVPEIRDKVSLQSMAVSRLGKEVVNILDAGVTYADPKTGEDREVLRDVEWRIAPGERTGILGVNGAGKSTLLGLISGAVEPTSGTVKTGKTVKVAQLTQRLDELEAHLNEPVRVVIGRLRTSFTVGSGSKAQELTPGQLLERMGFTSAQLSTPVKDLSGGQKRRLQLLLILLDQPNVLILDEPTNDLDTDMLAAMEDLLDSWPGTLIVVSHDRYFLERVTDQQYAILDNQLRHLPGGVDEYLKLRQAEERAKEAAAVGGGSTQADRAVSQASGTKAAQPAQPKLSGRELRDAQKELSSVERKMEKLQDDIVKSRDGLADLDQADFALLNAEMAKITALEAEVEGLEERWLELSETLG; encoded by the coding sequence ATGGCGCATATTCTCGGGGCTGAGGCCCTGCAACTTGAGGTGCCCACGAAGACGGTGTTCGACTCAGTGACGCTCGGCGTCGATGAGGGCGATCGTATCGGGATCGTCGGCCGCAACGGCGACGGCAAGTCGTCCCTGCTCATGATGCTTGCGGGGCGGCGGGAGCCAGACTCCGGCCGCGTGACGTACCGGGGCGGCACGACCATCGGCGTGCTCGACCAGGCCGACAAATTCGATGACGGTGAGACTGTCGGTAATGCGATCGTTGGCGACACCCCAGAGTACGAGTGGGCGGGCGATCCGAAGGTGCGCGAGGTTATCGCGGGCCTCGTTTCGGACCTGCCGTGGGACGCCGAGCTCGAGTCGCTCTCGGGCGGCCAGCGCCGCCGAGTTGCGCTCGCCCGGCTTCTCGTCGGCGACTGGGACGTGCTGTTTCTCGACGAGCCAACGAACCACCTCGACGTCGAGGCTGTCGCCTGGCTCGCCGATCACCTGAAGCGCCGCTGGCCGAACGGCCAGGGCGCGCTTCTCGTCGTCACGCACGACAGGTGGTTCCTCGACGAAGTGTGTACCGCGACCTGGGAGGTCCACGACCGTATCGTCGAGCCGTTCGAGGGCGGCTACGCCGCCTACATCCTGCAGCGCGTGGAGCGCGATCGGCAGGCGGCGGTGATTGAGCAGAAGCGTCAGAACCTCGCTCGAAAGGAGCTTGCGTGGCTCAGGCGCGGCGCGCCAGCGCGCACTGCGAAGCCGAAGTTTAGGATCGACGCTGCGAACGAACTCATTGCCGACGTCCCCGAGATCCGCGACAAGGTGTCGCTGCAGTCGATGGCTGTCTCGCGCCTCGGCAAGGAGGTCGTGAACATCCTCGACGCCGGTGTCACCTACGCAGACCCGAAGACTGGCGAAGACCGGGAGGTGCTGCGCGACGTCGAGTGGCGGATCGCTCCGGGCGAGCGCACGGGTATCCTCGGCGTGAACGGCGCGGGCAAGTCGACGCTGCTCGGCCTCATTTCGGGTGCGGTCGAACCGACGAGCGGCACCGTGAAGACCGGCAAGACAGTGAAGGTTGCGCAGCTCACGCAGCGCCTCGACGAGCTTGAGGCGCACCTCAATGAGCCAGTGCGTGTCGTCATCGGCAGGCTGCGCACGAGCTTCACCGTCGGGTCGGGTTCGAAGGCGCAGGAGCTCACGCCCGGGCAGCTGCTCGAGCGCATGGGCTTCACAAGTGCGCAACTGTCGACCCCCGTGAAGGATCTCTCGGGCGGCCAGAAGCGCCGACTGCAGCTGCTCTTGATCCTGCTCGACCAGCCGAACGTGCTCATTCTCGACGAGCCGACGAACGACCTCGACACCGACATGCTCGCGGCCATGGAGGATCTGCTCGATTCCTGGCCTGGCACCCTCATCGTCGTTTCACACGATCGGTACTTCCTCGAGCGCGTGACCGACCAGCAGTACGCGATTCTCGACAATCAGCTGAGGCACCTGCCGGGTGGGGTCGACGAGTACCTAAAGCTGCGCCAGGCGGAGGAGCGTGCGAAGGAAGCCGCTGCCGTGGGCGGAGGGTCGACGCAGGCTGATCGGGCTGTTTCCCAGGCATCCGGGACGAAGGCCGCTCAGCCAGCGCAGCCAAAGCTATCGGGGCGTGAGCTGCGCGACGCTCAGAAGGAACTGTCGTCGGTGGAGCGCAAGATGGAGAAGCTGCAGGACGACATCGTGAAGTCGCGTGACGGACTCGCTGACCTTGACCAGGCAGACTTTGCGCTGTTGAACGCCGAGATGGCGAAGATCACCGCTCTTGAGGCAGAGGTCGAGGGTCTCGAGGAGCGCTGGCTAGAGCTCTCCGAGACGCTCGGCTAA